In Paludibaculum fermentans, the genomic stretch ATAGATCTCGCGCGGCTTGTGCACATTCGACTGGCTCAGCACGCACAGCACGTTGAAATCGACCTTCTCTTTCTGCATCGCCTCGACGCCGCGCATCACGTTTTTCCAGGTGCCATGGCCCGCTTTGTTGAAGCGGTAGAGGTCGTTTACCTCCTCCGGTCCGTCCAGCGAGATGCCGATCAGGAACTTGTACTCGCGGAAGAGCTGGCCCCAATCCTTGTCGAGCAGGACGCCGTTGGTCTGCAGGGCATTCGAAACGGACTGCCCATTGCGGCCATGCCGTTGCTGCAGGTCTACCAGCTTCTGGAAGAACGGCAGTCCGGCAAGTGTCGGTTCACCGCCCTGGAATGCGAAGGTCGAGGCCGGGTAGGAGTAGAACAGGTAGTTGTCCACCAGCCGCTCCAGCGTATCGTTGGTCATCAGCCGCGCCGGCAGTTCCTTGTAGGGATCGGCATCGCGGTCGAGATAGAAGCAGTAGGAGCAGTCGAGGTTGCAGACGGCCGAGGCCGGTTTGATGAGCAGCGAAGTGATACGCGGTGCCTGGCCCTGGATGGACGCGGTCGAATAGCTGTCGTTGACGATCGCAAAGGGATTCCCAGGCGTCATATGCTCGGAGTGTATCACTATGACCCCGGACGGCCTGTCAGCCCACATTCATGAGCGGATGCTTGCCTTGGCGGACGCCGGGTTCGCCGCCGGCCAGCGCCGCTTTTTCCAGCATGAAGTGGACACCTATGGTGTACGGACCCAACATCTGAACGGCCTTGTCCGTGAGGTGTACGCCGAGGTCAAAGCGTGGCCGCTGGCTGACCGCAATGCGTTGATGAAGCGCCTGTGGGAGACCGGGAAGCTGGAGTCCGGAACCCTCGCCTGCCACGTCTACCGCCGTTTCGCCCGGCAGTGCACGTCCTGCGAGTTCCAACTGTTCGAGCGCTGGCTCGACCGCTATGTTCACAACTGGGCCCACACCGACGGTGTGGCGTCCTGGCTGCTGGCCGCCTGCATCGAGAACGTACCCGAGTTGCGCTTTTCACTCAAGCCCTGGACGGCTGCCCCCAACCGTTGGAAACGCCGCGCCTCGGCGGTGGCCCTGCTGCAGGAGGCCAAGGCCGGCCGCCATGCGGACTACATCTTCGAAATCGCCCGCCTGCTGCTGCCGGATCGCGACGACATGGTGGAAAAAGGGGTGGGCTGGCTGCTGAAAGAGGCCTATCCCCAGCGTCCGCTGGAGACGCACGCCTTCCTGCTGGAGAACCGTGACCTCGCGACGCGCCTCACACTGCGCTATGCGGCGGAGAAGATGACGCCGGAACACCGGCAATCGCTGCTCGCATCTCATCGATGAGCGCGTCGATGGTGAAGGGCTTGGGGATGAACCGTCCGGGCAGCGACTCGATTCGTGTCTCGTGGCTGTAGCCCGACATGAACAGCACCGGGATCTCCGGGTTGATGGCACGCATCTGTCTCACCATGTCGACACCCGTCATGCGCGGCATGACGACGTCCGTGACGACAAGATCGAAGGTACGGCCGGCAAAAAGCTCCAGGGCTTCGGCGCCCGACCCGGCCGGCTGCACCTGAAATCCGGACCGGTCCAGCGCGGTAGCCAGAAACTCCCGCACCGCCTGCTCGTCCTCCACCAGCAGGATCCGCGCTCCGGTGCCGGCCTCGGCTGGAGCTGTCTCTGCCTGCCCGGCCGGACTGGCGACGCCGGTGCGGGCGGGAAAGTGGATCAAAAACTGGGTGCCCTGCCCGGGTTCGCTATGCACCTCGATCGCGCCCTGGTTCTGCCGCACGATGCCATACACCGTCGCCAACCCCAGCCCGGTGCCGCGCCCGGTCTCTTTCGTGGTGAAGAAGGGCTCGAAGATCTTCGGCAGGAGATCGTTGGCAATCCCCGCTCCGGAATCGCGGAACTCCAGAGTCACGTGCGGACCCGGCAGCAGCCCCGTCAGGTCACCGGTGTGGCCGCTTTCGATCCGGGAGATGTATGTCCGGAGCGCGATCCGGCCGCCGCCCGGCATGGCGTCCTTGGCGTTTGCCGCCAGATTCACGAGAATCTGTGAGATCTGGCTGGGATCGGCCAGGATCACCGGCAGTTGGGCGGCTGGTTGAAAAGTCACCTCAATACGCGCCCCCAGCAGGGGCGGCAGCAGTTGCAGGGTCTCGCGGATCTCCAGGTTGAGATCCAACAGCCGGGGCTGTGTAATCTGCCTCCGGCTGAAGGTGAGCAATTGGCGCGTGAGCTCCGCTGCCCGTTCGGCGGCTTTCTTCACTTGCTCCAGCGAAGACGTGGGCGACTGCCCGCGGCCCGCCTGATTGCGGGCAATCTCGTTGAATCCGAGAATCGCGGTGAGCAGGTTGTTGAAGTCGTGCGCCACGCCGCCCGCCAGGCGGCCGACGGCTTCCATCTTGCTGGTCTGGCGGATCTGCTCTTCCATCTCCTTGCGCTGCCGGATGTCCTCCAGCAGCACGATGCAGTAATCCGGCGAACCGTCCGGCGTCAGCGCGATGGAGATGCGGGCCCGCGCCCAAACCGCATCGCCGCTCTTGGCTACAAAGGCGCGTTCAAAGTCGTGGTGGCGGGCCTCGCCGATCACCAGGTCGAACGCCCGCTGCCGGGCGACGGCATGCTCTTTCGGGTCTACAATGTCGAGATAGTTCATCCCGCGCAACTCTTCCCACGCATAGCCGAAGATCTCGCAGAACTGGTTGTTGGCGAGAATGAAAGCGCCGGTGGTTGAGACGTGGGCTATGCCCAGGGGCGCCTCGGCAAAGGTGGTGCGGAAGCGCCGCTCCACTTCGTCCACTTCGCGCACCCGGCGGCTGGCCTCGTGTTGGAGATCGCGATTCCACTTCCAGGCCAGGACAATGCCGCCTCCGCAGAGCGCCAGGATCAGCGACATCGTCACGCGGCTCATCAGCGTCCACAACATGCTCAACACCAGCAGGTTGCGGCCAATGCGTTCGGCGGAACCGGAGTGGAATGTGGCTTCCAGCCGGTGCCACATCATGTCGGTGACTCCGAACATGATCACGGCAAGGATGACGGCGCCGGCCAGCACTCCGGCGAAGACGGTGCGGGCGGAAACCGGCGCCTGGTTCAGCAACCCGAAATTGCGCTGCTTCCAGCGTTCCACCGCGGGGGAACAGAGATGCAGGATCACCGCGGCGGCGGCCGCGTCCACCAACGCGCCCAGCCACCAAGCTTCCCATTGGGCCAGCGTTACCTGCGCCTGCGCATCGCTCATCTGGCTGAGGAAGAACGAACCGGAGGAAGCGACCAGAGTACAGAGCAGCGCGCTCATAAAGTAGCCCAGGCGCGCCGCTGCATTGCGGAACTGGTAAGGGAGGCCCGAAAGCCGGTAGACAATGGCCAGGATTGTCAGCGCTGATGCGTCAACGAGACTGAACGGCGCCAGCCAGCGTAGGGGGACATGCACAGCCACGCCAATGCCCAGACACGCCGCAATCACCGGCAGCAGGGCATACTCCAGCCCGAACCAGAACATCAGGACAATGCCCGCCGCGAAGGGGGGGAAGATCGCGATGCGCCAGTCGCCCACAGCCACCCGGTTGAGTGGCATCGAGACCGAGGAAAAGCCGTACAACCAGCTCAATCCGGTGAAGCCCACGCATCCGGCCAGCAACAGCAGGGCGGGCCGCTGGCGCCACAGACCGCACTGAAACAGCATCCACACGGGAATGGGCGCCCAACTCCCGTGGGCCGCAGGATCCGGTCTACTGGCGGACGCTGGCTCAGAATGACGCACAACGATTTAATCGGCTGCTTCGAAGGATTCTGCACACCGGGGCGCAAGATAAGCGCCCCGGTGTGCCGTTCGGATTATGATACCCGAAGCTGCCGGTTTCCGTTGCTTAGAGTGGAAGTATCTCTTCCCGCAACGGATCGAAGTTCAGCCGCCGCTTCTGCACATAGCTGATGTTGCCCAGGTGCGAAGCCATGGCCGAGCGGTGGCCCGTGTAGACATCGCAGTTCGGCCGCTGCCGGGTCTTGCAGCACTCCAGGAAGTTCTTGACGTGGTCGAGCGTGAAATCGTAGTTCGGCCCCATCACTTCCACCGGCTTCGCCCCGCGCTCCGCACTGGTGTACTCATACCGCCGCCGGTCGATGTAGAGCTTGCCCTTGGTGCCGCAGAATTCGATGCCCTCGCCGCGAATGCCGGGCGCCAGGGTGGCTTCGAACGTCGCCGTGAACTCGTTGCCGTACTCCAGCAGGACGTTGATGGTATCCGGAGCCGTGCGGCCGTCCTTGTAGCAGTAGACGCCGCCCGCGGCCACGCCGGAGGTGGGCGAGTCTGTGCCCATGAACATGTGCACCACGTCGATCCAGTGGGTCATCAGGTCGGTCACCTGGCCGCCGCCGAAGTCGAGGTACGCGCGCCAGTTCCAGAACTGTTGCGGATCCCAGTCGCGCCATTTCACTGGACCCAGGAAGCGAGCCCAATCCAGGTTCGACGGCAGGGTCGCCAGCGACGGCGGAGCCTTCCGCAGGTGGTAGCCGTTGCCGTGCCACCAGGTACGGACCAGCGAGATCTTGCCCAGCACGCCCTCGTCGATATACTTCTTCTTCGCCTCGATGTAGTGCGCGCCGGAGCGCTGCTGCAGGCCGACCTGGCACACGCGGTTGTTCACGCGCGCGGCCTTCACGATCAGCGGACCTTCCTCCATCCGCAGCGTCAGCGGCTTCTCGACGTAGACGTCCTTACCCGCGTTCAGCGCGTCGATGGCCACAGTGGAGTGCCAGTGGTCTGGGGTGGCGATCAGAACTGCGTCGATGCCCTTCTCTTCCAGCAACTGGCGGTGGTCCTTGAAGCCCTTCGCGCCCGGCGCCATCTTCTGCGCGCGGTCGATCATTTCGGCGTAAACATCACACGCCGCCACGAGATTGGTGTCGCCGGTCTTCAGGAAGTTGCCCATCACGCCGCGGCCGCGTTCGCCGGCGCCGATGAGGCCCATGTTGATCTTGTCGTTGGCGCCCAGGATCCGGGAATAGGAGAGAGCCGACCAGGCAATGGCGGCCTGACCGGCGGAGCGCAAGAACGCTCGCCGCGCGTGAGTCTGACTTGGCATGCAGGAATTATATCCCCGCCGCGCCCTTTCCGGCGGACCGATCTGCGGGTTTGTTCACGCAGATTTGTAATCGGTTCACGGAAACGGCGGCCCCGCGTTGCTGCGCATTCCCATGGCGTTCAGGGCACCGACGAAAGATACTCGCCGGGGCGGTGGACCGCTCACGCCCGGCCCACTCCGATACAATCATCCTTCGGAGAATTCCCTATGCGTATCCTGCTGTCCTGTTTACTGCTGGCCCTGCCCCTGGCCGCGCAAACCCTCCAGATCACGAAAGGAGCCGCCGAATACCAGGTCTACCAGCGCGGACCCGGCAACACCGCCACCATCCGCGTGGAAGGCTCCGCCCAGGGCGCCGCCGGCAAAGCCGTGGAAGCCCGCCTGGTCGCGGCCGGCCTGCCCGCCAAAGACCTCGACTGGAAACCCGCCGGCAAGGCCACCGCCACCGGTTTCACGGTCGAACTCGCGAACGTCCCCACCGGCGGCCCCTATCGCCTGGAACTGCGTGTTGGCGGCGGACCCGTCACCGCCGTTTCCAACCTGCTAGTGGGCGACCTCTGGCTGCTGGCCGGCCAATCCAACATGGAAGGCGTCGGCAACCTCGAGAACACACCGCTGCCCAGCGCCCAGGTCAACTCCCTGGATATGACCGACATCTGGGTGACCGCCACGGATCCGCTGCATCGCCTGCCCGACTCGAACGACCGTGTTCACTGGCGGGTCAACGCCCAGAAGCAGCCCGAAAAGCTGGAGGGCGAAGCGCTGGCGAAGTGGATCGCGAACCGCAAGAAGGGCGCCGGCCCGGGCCTGCCGTTCGCGCTGGAGATGGTCCGCCGGACCGGAGTGCCCATCGGCCTGATCCCCTGCGCCCACGGCGGAACGTCCATGGAGCAGTGGAACCCTGCCCTCAAGGACAAGGGCGGCGACTCCCTCTACGGCGGCATGGTGCGCCGCTTCCAGTTGGCCGGCGGCAAGATCAAGGGCCTGCTGTGGTACCAGGGCGAATCCGATGCGTCGCCCACGGCCGCGCCGCTCTTCGAAACGAAGTTCACCAACCTGATCACTGCCATCCGCAAGGACTTCAACCAGCCTGACTTGCCGTTCTACTACGTCCAGATTGGCCGCCACACCAACCTGACCAATCAGAATGAGTGGAACCAGATCCAGGACCTGCAGCTCAAGATCGAGTCGAAGATCCCGAACGTCGGCATGGTCACCTGCGTCGACTGCGAACTGGACGACGGCATCCACGTCGGCACGTCGGACCAGCCGCTGCTGGGCCACCGCCTGGCCAACCTGGCCACCGGCGAAACCCGCAAGGGCCCCCGGCCTGTCTCGGCGCGGGCCAAGGACGGCATCATCCGGGTCGACTTCGCGGAAGTGAACGGCCGCCTGAAGCATGCCGGCCGCCTCTATGGTTTCAGCGTGCATGACGCCAGCGGCGCCTTCATTCCAGCCATTTACAGGCAGCGCGTCAGCGCCGACGATCCCAATGTGGTGGAGTTGCTCTTCGGCGGCAAGCTGCCGGAGGGAGCGACGCTGCGTTATGGACTGGGCCGCGATCCTTACGTCAACCTGCGGGACGAAGCGGGCATGGCCGCCCCGGCCTTTGGCCCGATGCCGATCTCACAGTGATTTGAGCCACTTAGCGGCGGCCGCCAGGTCCGCCGACTTACAGATCAGGGATCCGGGGACGAGCCCATCGGCTCCGGACGCCCGCAGCAAAGGAGCCGTCTCCTGACGAATGCCCCCATCGGCTACCAGCCGGATGGGGGTTTCGTCGATCAGGGACTTCATCGCCGTCACGCGGTCGCACGCCCGCTCGTCCAGCCCGCAGCCCTTCACACCCATCGCCGTCCCCATCAGGACGACGGTATCGACCTTTGTTTTGAATGGCCTGACGAGCTCGACGGGGGTATCCAGCTCGAACGAGATGCCGGCGGACTTGCCCCGCGACTGCACCCGCTCCAGCACCTGCCAGACGCGCTTACCAATCTCGATGGGAACGGTCACCTGGTCCACGCCGGCTTCCAGAAAGGCGTCCAGCAGGTCCATGGGCCGGGTGGCCATCAGGTGCAGGTGGAAGGGGACCCGGGTCAGTTCGCGGAGCCGGGCCACCAAGTCTGGGAAGAATAGCAGGCAAGAGGCGTAGTGCCCGTCGCAAGCGTCCAGGTGGAAGGAGTCCGCAAATGGCTCCAAACGGGCAATTTCCTGCTGTAGGTTGGCCAGGTCCGCTGACCACAGCGAGACATCCAGCCAAAGCTTCTCTGTCAAAGACCCCATGCTACATTCAAAGTATCACGATGAAGTGTTTGCCCCTCTTTGCCACGATTTTCTGCGGTGTTCTGTTCGCTCAAGCCCCTCCCGCCGAACCGAAACCCGCTGCCCCCGCTGAAGCTGCCCCATCTTTGAAAGATGACAATGTGGTTGTCGTCATCGAGGGCAAGGAGTGGAAACGATCTGATCTGGAAATGCTCATCCGGGCGATGCGGGACACCAGTATTCCCCAGCAGTTTTACGGTGACAAGCGTGGGTTTCTGCAGGTCTTCGCAAGGATGGTGAGCCTCGCCAATGAGGCCGAGAAGCAGGGTTTGGACAAAGTGGATCCCCACAAGTGGCGGTTGATGTACAACCGGGACCTCTACCTGGCGCAGATCTACCTTGCTGCCAAGCAGAACACCATCCAGGTGCTGCCGGACGAGCAGAAGGCTTATTACGAAGCCCACAGGGCGGACTATTCGAAAGCCAAAGTGAAGGTCATCTACCTCGCTTTCAACGATACGCCCATGGCTTCGGCCGACCCGAAGGCAAAGAAGCCGAAAACCAGCGCAGAGGCGCAGAAGTTGGCGAATCAGGTGATACAATTAGCTCGCGGCGGGACGGATTTCGGGCAGTTGGTACAGAAATACTCTGACGACGCCGATTCCAAGGCCAAGAACGGCGAGTTCCCGGTGATCCAACCGGGGGACAATTCTTTGCCGACCCAGATCAAGTCTGCGGTTTTCGCCCTCAAGCCGGGCCAGGTTTCCGATGCTGTACGCCAGACCGGTGGGTTCTGGATCTTTCGTCTGGAAGAGTTTGTCACCTCGTCCTTCGATGAAGTACGCGACGACATCTACCTGACGATTCAAAAGGAGCGTTTTCAGCAGTGGATGGACGGCAAGCAGAAGAGCCTCGACGTCCAGTTCAAAGACGACAAGTACTTGGACTACAAGTCTCCGATCGAGTAGCCAAACAACTGTTGCGTCTCCCTCACTTTGAGGGCAAGCCTGTCAACATTACCTGGCAGCATGGGTTGAGAGCCTACCGAGGCCGCCTTCATTCAGGGGAAGGCCCTGGCGAGCAGGTTCATGCCGCCAGTTTTCTGCGCAAGCGGGAATTGGTTCTCGATACTTCCCTCAAGCACGACTCCATTGAACTGGCTCGAATTCTGACACACGAGATCTTTCACTTCGTCTGGTGGCGGCTAGGCAATCGCACCCGATTGGAGTGGCAGGCGCTCATTGAAGAGGAGTTCGCACGCGGAGCCATGGGTGAACTCGGCTGGTCGGCCGAGGCCCGGAAGAAGTGCTTGAGCGTCGAGGACCGCCACGACCGGACACGGATCTGGCGCGACTACATTTGTGAGAGCTTCTGCGACACCGCCGCCTGGATCTATAGCGGAGTGAGTGAGCATGAGGAGTTTACACTGAAGCCCCGCTTCCGAACCATCCGGCGCGACTGGTTTGATCAACTTACCAGACACCACGGCGGCGCGCTGCGCATCTAGTTGGTAGAATCGCCGTTAGGACCCTACTGAATGACATCTTCCTGGAAGCGAAGCGCCGCCACGCTCGCAGTTTTCGTGATTACGTTGGCGGGTTGCGCTTCCCAAGCTCAAAAGGGCCTGGAAAAGCCGCCTAGTTCCAAACCGGCCAGCACCCGCAACGCCGCTCCGAACTTCACCCTGAAAGACGTTGACGGCAAACCGGTCTCCCTCGCCGACTACAAGGGGAAGGTGGTGCTGCTGAATTTCTGGGCCACCTGGTGCGGCCCCTGCAAGATCGAGATTCCGTGGTTCATCGAGTTCCAGAAAACCTATAAAGACAAAGGTTTTACGGTGATTGGCGTGGCCCTGGACGACGAAGGCTGGGAAGCGGTCAAGCCCTACATCTCGGATAAGCAGGTGAACTATCCAGTGGTCACCGGCACCACTGCGGTAGAGCAGCTCTATGGCGGCATCGACGCACTGCCAACCACGTTCATCATTGATAAGGAAGGCCGCATTGCCAATACGCATGTGGGCCTGGTGAGCAGAAAAGAGTATGAGAGCGACATCAATGAACTGCTTCAGTAGGATCGCGGGCATCGCGCTCTGCGCCGCCGCAGCATTTGCGCAGGCGCCTTCATCGGGAGTGCTTACCGTCACCGAACCGGCCAAGCTGATCGTGAAGCGGACCGAGAATCCAGCCTTTGAGCTCAAGGTTTCGCTGCGCCCCGGCTATCACGCCAACTCGAATACGCCCACCGAAGAGTACCTGATCCCCTTCAAGCTCACCTGGGAGCCGGGCGCCCTCGAAGTAGCCGAGGTCGTCTATCCCAAGCCGAAACTGGAAAAGTACGATTTCACCGACAAGCCGATCTCGGTCTTTGGGGGCGAGTTCTCGGTCGTCACCAAGTTCAAGCGGGCCGCCAATCCGGCGCTTGGCCCGGGTTACATCACCGGCAAGCTGCGCTATCAGGCCTGCAACGACAAGATGTGCCTGCCGCCCAAGTCCGTCGAGATCAGACTGCCCATCCTGATGCAGTGACCCGCCGGCTGATCCTCCGCCCGGGTGCCATCGGCGACACCCTGGTATCGCTGCCGGCACTGGAATCTCTCCGCACGGACGCCACCGAGCTTTGGGCCCCGTCCGTCAACCTGCCGCTTCTCAGCCACTTGGGCAGCACACAATCGTTGGTTTCAGCCGGTGTCGACGCCCTGCGCCTGAGTCCGGCCACGCTGAACCGCCTGGCCCGATTCGACGACATCGTCTCCTGGTACGGCGCCACCCGTGAGGACTTCCGGGCCCAGGTCCAACACCTTCCCTTCCGCTTCTTCACCGCCCTGCCGCCCACCGGCTCAACCCTGCATGCGGTCGACTACTACCTGGATCAGGCAGGCGCTCCGCTGGGCGCCATCCCCCGATTGCCCATCGACCACAGGCCCGAAGGGTTCGCCGTGATTCACCCCTTCTCCGGTGGACGCTCGAAGAACTGGCCGCTCGCCCGATTCCAGGAGGTCGCCCGCCGGCTGCCGCTGCCCGTGAACTGGTGCGCGGGTCCCGAGGAGACGCTCGACGAGGCCATTCGTTTCAATGATTTAGGCGCCCTGGCCCGGTGGCTCGCCACGGCCAGCCTCTACATTGGCAACGACAGCGGGATCTCGCATCTCGCGGCGGCCTGCGGTGTCCCGGTGGTCGCCGTCTTCGGGCCTACCGATCCCGCCATCTGGGCTCCGCGCGGGCGGCATGTCTGTGTAGCCGCCTGGGACTGGCCGCCGGAACGGGTTGCGGCCGAGGCCTCGGCGCTGCTTACTGCTTCGGCTGGAACCCGATTCCTGTGAGGATCATGCCTAAACGACGGTTGTCGCCTGCCGGGCTGAAATCCTGGTCGATGCTCAGGGTCACGGTCGCCGTGTCACCCGGCGCAGTTAGCGGCCCGGTCTCCAGCGTGTAGCTCTCCGGCTTGGGAAAGGTCTGTTTTGCGACTTCGACTCCATTGAGAGTCATCGTGATGGTCCGCCCTGGCGCGGGGTCGGGAATGTACACCTTGGCCACTAACGGCTGGGGGGTCGGCGGCGGTTTCAGCAGGAACACCGCCCGGCCGCTCATCCAGCGCCACTGCTGGTTTTCCAGGCTGTAGACGCCGCTGACGAACTGGTTCGCGGCGGCCGTGGTCGACATGGGCAGCCAGGACAATTCCGGTTTCTTCTCTACAATCAACGACTTCGTGACGATGTCGACCGGCGCGGAGCTGATGTCGAAGGGCCAGAGTCCAAAGGACACACTGGAATAACCAGATCGCGACCCGAGGCCAACGAGGCGCAGCGGCAGGGTGGGGCGGATCTCCGTCCGCATCTGTTCCACCGCGAGCCCTCCGCCGGTGGTGTACGGAATCTGGTCGGACAACTCGCTGCCGATCACGATGTCGCCTGGCCGCAGGGTTTGCCCCCGCACCACCGCCAACGCCCCTTCGGCTTCCGTATAGAATCGCAGGCCCCATTCGCTATTCACCCACACCCGGTGGTTGGCGGTGTCTTTCATGGCCGCTGCCGCAAACTTCCGGTAACCGTCCCAATGCTGGTAGTTCACCGATGCCAGCCCCAGGCCGAGGGCCAGTTGTAAACCGAAGATGAGCCACAGCAGGCGGGGCTTTCCGGCATAGTAGCGCGCCACCAGAATCGCGAACGGAGCCGCCAGCGGCAGCAGGTAGCGCGCTGACCCGGCAAAGAACAGCACCAGCGCCGCCGCATAGAAGATCGCCACCCAGGCGCTGAGGAACCGGTCGCGGCTGCGCAACAGCGCCCAGAGCCCCAGGGGGGTGAACATCACGGCCAGGTGGCCGGTGAGGGCGATGGCGCTGCGCAGCTTCATCTCGCCGCGCTGTAACTTATATGTCTGAAAATGCTGGCCCAGGACCAGGGCCGGATACTGCCCGCTGGTGATCCGCTCGAAGCCCTGGTAACCCACAAACCCGAGAACCGGCACGGTGAGCAGCCACCAGTTCCTGCGGAGCGTCCCCTGCTGCCAGAAGTAGAGACCCAGGATCGGGATCAGCACCACGGACTGGTACGCCATGATCGAGCACGCCGCCAGGGCCAAGCCGGCGCTCTTCGGGCGGTCGTACACCACCAACGCCACTGTCAGAACCCAGAAGGCGAGGAACGGAAGGTCCGACTCCAGCGAAGTGGAGTTGACCAGGAACGCCGGGACCGCACAGAAGAGTAAGGTAGCCTCCACCGCCCGCTCCGGCACAAACTTCCGCGCCAGCGCGAGCATCGACAGTGCCGCGGTCAAAGCCAGCAGGAAGTAAGCGGCGTGGAATGGCACCTCGCGGATGTCTCCCACGAGAGCGAGGATGCCCCCCAGCAACCACCCGTCGCCGGGCGGATGCGGATGGCCCCGCATGTCCATGGGAATACCCAGGAATACGTATTTCGCGTGATGGGGATGCAGCGGGTCGATCTGCGCGTGTTGCGCCGCGGCCAGGTAGTAATAATCGTCGCCCTGGATCGCCTGATTCCAGAACGGCAGGCTCACCAGCAGGACAAACAGGCAGACGAGGAGTGCTTGCTTCCGCAAGTAATCAGTGTACCCCTGCTCAGCGTAGGACAGGCGCGTTCAGCCAGGCTCCGAACGCCTTCAGTACCGGCCAACCCTCCGGCCGCTCATAGAGTTGGACGAACGCCCGAGGGTACTCGACGGCGGGCGATCGCGCTCCGGTAGGGGTACGCGGATCCACCAGCCACATGGGGCGGGGCGCGATCACCTTGACCAGGTCTGGCAGATCGAAGTCCAGTAGGACACCGGGGATCGTGATTTCGGCCAGATTGGAGTGCAGGTGGCTTTGCGTGCACACAAACCAACTGGTCACCGTGTCTTCGGCCATCACCCGGGCGACCCTGGGCTCGAGCGCAGTGAACAGCAGCGCGGAGACGCCCGCATTCCCCTTCCCCCAGACAGAAATATTCTCGGGATCGACCTCAGGGTCCGCCGCCAGGTCATAGAAAGCGCTGGTGAGCTCGCTCACCCGCCAGCTCAGCAGCGACCGCCCGTTCAGCCACTCCTTGGCGGCCGCCTGGTAGGCAGGACTGTATCCGGCGGATCCACCCTGGGGAATGGGCGAATTCACGACCCGCAGGACGTAGCCCGCCGCTCGCAGTTCCGCCAGATCCGCCTCAGGGACTCCCGAGGTGACGATACCGGGCCGGCTGCCACGTGGGGACGTCCGGGCGACCAGGTGCAGCGGAGCGGGCGCCACGCGCTGCAGG encodes the following:
- a CDS encoding peptidylprolyl isomerase; amino-acid sequence: MKDDNVVVVIEGKEWKRSDLEMLIRAMRDTSIPQQFYGDKRGFLQVFARMVSLANEAEKQGLDKVDPHKWRLMYNRDLYLAQIYLAAKQNTIQVLPDEQKAYYEAHRADYSKAKVKVIYLAFNDTPMASADPKAKKPKTSAEAQKLANQVIQLARGGTDFGQLVQKYSDDADSKAKNGEFPVIQPGDNSLPTQIKSAVFALKPGQVSDAVRQTGGFWIFRLEEFVTSSFDEVRDDIYLTIQKERFQQWMDGKQKSLDVQFKDDKYLDYKSPIE
- a CDS encoding TlpA disulfide reductase family protein, which translates into the protein MTSSWKRSAATLAVFVITLAGCASQAQKGLEKPPSSKPASTRNAAPNFTLKDVDGKPVSLADYKGKVVLLNFWATWCGPCKIEIPWFIEFQKTYKDKGFTVIGVALDDEGWEAVKPYISDKQVNYPVVTGTTAVEQLYGGIDALPTTFIIDKEGRIANTHVGLVSRKEYESDINELLQ
- a CDS encoding glycosyltransferase family 9 protein, with protein sequence MTRRLILRPGAIGDTLVSLPALESLRTDATELWAPSVNLPLLSHLGSTQSLVSAGVDALRLSPATLNRLARFDDIVSWYGATREDFRAQVQHLPFRFFTALPPTGSTLHAVDYYLDQAGAPLGAIPRLPIDHRPEGFAVIHPFSGGRSKNWPLARFQEVARRLPLPVNWCAGPEETLDEAIRFNDLGALARWLATASLYIGNDSGISHLAAACGVPVVAVFGPTDPAIWAPRGRHVCVAAWDWPPERVAAEASALLTASAGTRFL
- a CDS encoding ArnT family glycosyltransferase, with product MRKQALLVCLFVLLVSLPFWNQAIQGDDYYYLAAAQHAQIDPLHPHHAKYVFLGIPMDMRGHPHPPGDGWLLGGILALVGDIREVPFHAAYFLLALTAALSMLALARKFVPERAVEATLLFCAVPAFLVNSTSLESDLPFLAFWVLTVALVVYDRPKSAGLALAACSIMAYQSVVLIPILGLYFWQQGTLRRNWWLLTVPVLGFVGYQGFERITSGQYPALVLGQHFQTYKLQRGEMKLRSAIALTGHLAVMFTPLGLWALLRSRDRFLSAWVAIFYAAALVLFFAGSARYLLPLAAPFAILVARYYAGKPRLLWLIFGLQLALGLGLASVNYQHWDGYRKFAAAAMKDTANHRVWVNSEWGLRFYTEAEGALAVVRGQTLRPGDIVIGSELSDQIPYTTGGGLAVEQMRTEIRPTLPLRLVGLGSRSGYSSVSFGLWPFDISSAPVDIVTKSLIVEKKPELSWLPMSTTAAANQFVSGVYSLENQQWRWMSGRAVFLLKPPPTPQPLVAKVYIPDPAPGRTITMTLNGVEVAKQTFPKPESYTLETGPLTAPGDTATVTLSIDQDFSPAGDNRRLGMILTGIGFQPKQ
- a CDS encoding protein-disulfide reductase DsbD domain-containing protein, which gives rise to MNCFSRIAGIALCAAAAFAQAPSSGVLTVTEPAKLIVKRTENPAFELKVSLRPGYHANSNTPTEEYLIPFKLTWEPGALEVAEVVYPKPKLEKYDFTDKPISVFGGEFSVVTKFKRAANPALGPGYITGKLRYQACNDKMCLPPKSVEIRLPILMQ